One segment of Desulfosudis oleivorans Hxd3 DNA contains the following:
- a CDS encoding helix-turn-helix domain-containing protein: protein MIQKTTDLTFIGRNIRKLRRQRGWTISRLAGEIGMAEIPLGRIERGGNAPSAAVIFQLSRALGVSVDTLFAEDESDLLAERVKTPGTGFVPARSVEHLPPSILTPIYEVIDAICSLEDICRAHKRAKIPLNISFETNQRGLQDLSEAARNHMGIGRGVVFDYIELFEAMGFRVIFLPLPKETPSMTFYDMENSNAFFFIRHKQNPERQIFHLAYGLGRIFFLRQARHTGANPFPSDDDARTEEMPPAEKEGKKTLTMHRAGRKFAAFFLMPEQAIRATVNQLGIQNKQWSWELLLRIKHRFGVSAQAFLFRLKELDLITGKLHDRFSKQIEDHYKKTGYAEPDSSRRILTPNGRVWDLVLTARQHAEAKAEVARIEETLNQWKVVKV from the coding sequence ATGATTCAGAAAACCACCGACCTCACCTTTATCGGCAGAAACATCCGCAAGCTGCGCCGCCAGCGCGGCTGGACCATCAGCCGCCTGGCCGGCGAAATCGGCATGGCGGAAATTCCCCTGGGCCGCATCGAACGCGGGGGAAACGCGCCCTCCGCCGCTGTTATCTTTCAACTCTCCAGGGCCCTGGGTGTGTCGGTGGACACCCTGTTTGCCGAAGACGAAAGCGACCTGCTGGCCGAACGGGTCAAAACCCCGGGCACCGGGTTTGTGCCGGCCCGGTCCGTGGAACACCTGCCGCCCAGCATCCTGACCCCCATTTACGAAGTCATCGACGCCATATGCAGCCTGGAAGATATATGCCGCGCCCATAAACGGGCCAAAATCCCCCTGAACATATCATTTGAGACCAACCAGCGGGGCCTTCAGGACCTTTCCGAGGCCGCCAGAAATCATATGGGTATCGGCCGGGGCGTGGTATTCGATTACATCGAGCTGTTCGAGGCCATGGGGTTTCGCGTGATATTCCTGCCCCTGCCCAAAGAGACCCCGTCCATGACCTTTTACGATATGGAAAACAGCAACGCCTTTTTCTTTATTCGTCACAAACAGAACCCGGAGCGCCAGATTTTTCACCTGGCCTACGGGCTGGGCCGCATCTTTTTTCTGCGGCAGGCCAGGCACACAGGCGCCAATCCCTTTCCATCCGATGACGACGCCCGGACCGAAGAGATGCCGCCCGCGGAAAAAGAAGGGAAAAAGACCCTGACCATGCACCGGGCCGGCCGCAAGTTTGCCGCCTTTTTCCTCATGCCCGAGCAGGCCATCCGGGCCACGGTCAACCAGCTGGGCATTCAGAACAAGCAGTGGTCCTGGGAACTGCTGCTGCGCATCAAGCACCGGTTCGGGGTGTCGGCCCAGGCCTTTCTTTTCCGGTTAAAAGAGCTGGACCTGATCACCGGCAAACTCCACGACCGGTTTTCCAAACAGATCGAAGACCATTACAAAAAAACAGGCTATGCCGAGCCCGACTCGTCCCGCCGCATCCTCACACCCAACGGCCGCGTGTGGGACCTGGTGCTGACCGCAAGGCAGCATGCAGAGGCCAAAGCCGAAGTGGCCCGCATAGAAGAAACCCTTAACCAGTGGAAGGTGGTAAAAGTTTAA
- a CDS encoding Hsp70 family protein, whose translation MDILKTFGGPFVPAKNNLLRTLSIDLGTTNSTIAESVCVPGYPPMCKVLKITQPLENGDTVTSALVPSVVAFLEDEENSTVLVGEGAKQLRCEMDTLELVTGENFFHDTKNDMGLNKTYALAPAFLNHAHKVAGHVLSFLVEAAEQGAVAPYQVLTVTVPASFQINQRNDTLRAARMDNLHLEACDLMEEPTAALVDFLMSDQRRFSLPREGKATCLVFDFGGGTCDVSVIAVSGNGPNRPLSVSELSVSRYHRLGGGDIDAAIVHEVLIPALAEENVFDLSDLTWENKKLELEPRLLATAETLKIDLCRKIRRSIDQCEYAEVNQAMFGVTAPAITCWINNDEEGLDFSAPSLSAAQFEKLLEPFLDTDFLYARETEYRLTQSIFSPIEDALDRAGISPKEVDFCLLSGGSILIPQVRAAMESYFGKNKTGGFDDPEQIQTAVARGAAWNTIFKAVTGRPLVRPVLHDGIDLETNDGSRYPLVDPGTPLPFPSDDTWQRLDLEVPPADRLLVDQLRIRLISHTDGRHLLNEIWNLPTAACAGAGILLEYRVTAGKQFECRAFLKSSPKAVFAQAVENPLVNVVNPGATRLKIEETEEKLRLCFGGTEKNVDDYVNLARWYEELNQKEKAIHCLHTALRKKNRPSSYISNLMGIYYEDLKDHQRAEKAYLEAIKDDRDWSSPAFNLALLYRNTKRHDEALAMLDQAIEKDDEDRAPCLALKATVLNRMDRKSEANETAVQALNAFSPFPKLDNWALGWYETTARLVKDDKALAAAEAERKRRKHNPDTEPDDTTPRPVVKNNIILFQRVNAA comes from the coding sequence ATGGATATTTTAAAAACCTTTGGCGGTCCCTTTGTTCCCGCGAAAAACAACCTTCTTCGCACCTTAAGCATCGACCTGGGCACCACCAACTCCACCATTGCGGAAAGCGTCTGCGTGCCGGGCTACCCACCCATGTGCAAGGTCCTTAAAATCACCCAGCCCCTGGAAAACGGGGATACCGTCACCAGCGCCCTGGTGCCGTCGGTTGTGGCGTTTCTGGAAGACGAAGAAAACAGCACGGTGCTGGTGGGCGAAGGCGCAAAACAGCTCCGCTGCGAAATGGACACCCTGGAACTGGTGACAGGAGAAAACTTCTTCCACGACACCAAAAATGACATGGGCTTAAACAAAACCTATGCCCTGGCCCCGGCCTTTCTCAACCACGCCCACAAGGTGGCCGGGCATGTTCTCTCCTTTCTGGTGGAGGCCGCCGAACAGGGCGCCGTAGCCCCCTACCAGGTCCTTACCGTCACCGTGCCCGCCTCGTTTCAGATCAACCAGAGAAACGACACCCTGCGGGCCGCCCGCATGGACAACCTTCACCTGGAGGCCTGCGACCTGATGGAAGAGCCCACCGCTGCCCTGGTGGATTTTCTGATGTCCGACCAGCGGCGCTTTTCCCTGCCCCGCGAGGGCAAGGCCACCTGCCTGGTTTTTGACTTCGGCGGCGGCACCTGCGACGTGTCGGTGATTGCCGTGTCCGGCAACGGCCCGAACAGGCCCCTTTCCGTAAGCGAGCTTTCCGTGTCCCGCTATCACCGCCTGGGCGGCGGCGACATCGACGCCGCCATTGTTCACGAGGTGCTGATCCCGGCCCTGGCCGAAGAGAATGTTTTCGATCTTTCCGACCTGACCTGGGAAAACAAAAAACTGGAACTCGAACCCCGGTTGCTGGCCACGGCCGAAACCCTGAAAATCGATCTGTGCCGCAAAATCCGCCGGTCCATTGACCAGTGCGAATATGCCGAGGTCAACCAGGCCATGTTTGGGGTCACGGCCCCGGCGATTACCTGCTGGATCAACAATGACGAGGAGGGCCTGGACTTCTCCGCCCCCTCCCTGTCCGCGGCCCAGTTTGAAAAGCTGCTGGAACCCTTTTTAGACACCGACTTTCTCTATGCCCGGGAGACCGAATACCGGCTGACCCAGTCCATCTTTTCCCCCATTGAAGACGCCCTGGACCGGGCCGGCATCAGCCCGAAAGAGGTGGACTTCTGCCTGCTTTCCGGCGGCAGCATCCTGATTCCGCAGGTGCGGGCCGCGATGGAATCCTATTTCGGCAAAAACAAAACAGGCGGTTTTGACGACCCGGAACAGATTCAGACCGCCGTGGCCCGGGGCGCGGCATGGAACACCATCTTCAAGGCCGTCACCGGCCGGCCCCTGGTACGGCCCGTGCTGCACGACGGCATCGACCTGGAGACCAACGACGGCAGCCGCTACCCCCTGGTGGACCCCGGCACGCCCCTGCCCTTTCCATCGGACGACACCTGGCAGCGCCTGGACCTGGAAGTTCCTCCCGCCGACCGGCTCTTGGTCGATCAGCTCCGCATTCGCCTGATATCCCACACCGACGGCCGCCACCTGTTAAACGAAATCTGGAACCTGCCCACCGCTGCCTGCGCCGGCGCCGGGATCCTTCTGGAATACCGGGTCACCGCCGGCAAGCAGTTCGAGTGCCGGGCCTTCTTAAAGTCCTCCCCAAAGGCCGTGTTTGCACAGGCCGTTGAAAACCCCCTGGTCAACGTGGTCAACCCCGGCGCCACCCGCCTGAAAATCGAAGAAACCGAGGAAAAGCTTCGCCTCTGCTTCGGCGGCACCGAGAAAAACGTCGACGACTATGTAAACCTGGCCAGGTGGTACGAGGAACTGAACCAGAAGGAAAAGGCCATCCACTGCCTGCACACCGCACTGCGAAAGAAAAACCGGCCCAGCTCCTATATCTCCAACCTCATGGGCATTTACTATGAAGACCTGAAAGACCACCAGCGCGCCGAAAAGGCCTACCTGGAAGCCATAAAGGATGACCGGGACTGGAGCAGCCCGGCGTTCAACCTGGCCCTGCTCTACCGCAACACCAAACGCCATGACGAGGCCCTGGCCATGCTGGACCAGGCCATAGAAAAAGACGACGAGGACCGTGCCCCGTGCCTCGCCCTGAAAGCCACGGTCTTAAACCGGATGGACCGCAAATCCGAGGCAAACGAAACCGCCGTCCAGGCGTTAAATGCCTTTTCCCCCTTCCCCAAACTGGATAACTGGGCCCTGGGCTGGTACGAAACCACGGCCCGCCTGGTAAAAGACGACAAGGCCCTTGCCGCCGCCGAAGCCGAACGCAAGCGCCGCAAACACAATCCCGACACCGAACCGGACGACACCACCCCCCGGCCCGTGGTCAAAAACAACATCATCCTTTTCCAGCGAGTCAACGCCGCATGA